A genomic window from Ignavibacteria bacterium includes:
- the priA gene encoding primosomal protein N', with amino-acid sequence MQEKFANIAFNIPVSSHFTYSIPEELRESVLPGVRVLAPFGNKDITGIVLSVSDKTELTKLKNIKKVLDPVPLLNDEMLSFCKWISAYYIAPIGEVVFAVVPKGVNIETRILYSASENIPNSNYTQLQKNIISLLKEKTLSIKQIENKLKSASVRNAVNSLTASGALVQEFVLSTETAKPKFEKYVRFDLLEEFRDYSKASLEIFFKENKFRSTCQVKVLKYLVKNKISEAKASDVLKSTSSAPSVLKSLEKREFVTLIQKQVNRSGNQEFSDDKKIIELNSDQKNVLKEINSSLGKFKTYLLFGVTGSGKTQVYIEAIQNVLNNDRTAIVLVPEISLTPQLIHRFKTYFGDIIGVIHSKLSEGQRFDVYQRIRSGEIKIVIGARSALFAPLKNLGMIIVDEEHDHSYKQTEKNPKYNARDSAIVRAKLNNAVIILGSATPSMESFYNYKAGKYSLLELPHRALKTKQPKVEIVNMLDELRNPSKYKKYETQEQRVLSSRLIAYIDSALKKKQSVILMQNRRGYSAYQQCLDCGTVKMCRNCDITMIYHKHKNNLRCHYCGSTENLLTNCEICGSNNLKLVGVGTEKIEEEIQRLFPEARSMRMDADTVKGKDAHRRILKSFHDGEFDILIGTQMISKGLDFPNVYLVGVISADIGLYIPDFRASEKTFQLLMQVSGRSGRISDDGLVVIQTMNPDNYIFPLVEEHNYTAFFEKEIKHRQLHRYPPFSKMILIEVSSPNQVSVNNHSWKIYHFLNNTLTGWGSEIYIELLKPAPALIYKIKNTFRMHIILKVMKTTGDTISQSETLIRGLNEFTASLKLRTGERINIDVDPLSFY; translated from the coding sequence ATGCAAGAAAAATTCGCAAATATTGCTTTTAATATACCGGTAAGCTCTCATTTTACTTACAGTATCCCCGAAGAACTTAGAGAAAGCGTTTTGCCGGGAGTTCGCGTTTTAGCGCCATTCGGCAATAAAGATATAACAGGAATTGTACTTTCAGTAAGCGATAAAACAGAACTTACAAAGCTGAAAAATATCAAAAAAGTTCTGGACCCCGTTCCTTTACTGAATGATGAAATGCTGAGCTTCTGCAAGTGGATCTCTGCATATTACATTGCCCCGATCGGTGAAGTGGTATTTGCTGTAGTTCCCAAAGGGGTGAATATTGAAACCAGGATACTTTATTCAGCATCAGAAAACATACCCAATTCAAATTATACACAGCTTCAGAAGAACATAATATCTTTACTTAAAGAAAAGACCCTCTCGATAAAACAAATTGAAAACAAACTGAAATCAGCAAGCGTAAGAAATGCGGTAAATTCACTAACTGCAAGCGGGGCTCTGGTGCAGGAATTTGTTTTATCAACAGAAACAGCTAAACCAAAATTTGAAAAATATGTAAGATTTGACCTTCTTGAAGAATTCAGGGATTATTCAAAGGCATCCCTTGAAATTTTTTTTAAAGAAAACAAATTCCGTTCTACCTGCCAGGTGAAAGTATTAAAATACCTTGTAAAAAATAAGATCTCAGAAGCTAAAGCTTCAGATGTACTTAAATCTACGAGTTCAGCGCCTTCAGTACTTAAATCACTGGAAAAACGTGAATTCGTGACACTAATACAAAAGCAGGTGAACCGTTCCGGCAACCAGGAATTCAGCGATGACAAAAAAATCATAGAGCTTAATTCAGACCAGAAAAATGTGCTTAAGGAAATTAACTCTTCACTTGGAAAATTCAAAACATACCTGCTTTTCGGTGTAACAGGCAGCGGTAAAACACAGGTTTACATCGAAGCAATTCAGAATGTGTTGAATAATGACCGTACAGCCATAGTCCTTGTGCCGGAAATTTCTTTAACGCCTCAGCTTATTCACAGGTTTAAAACATATTTCGGTGATATTATCGGTGTAATACACAGCAAACTTTCTGAAGGCCAAAGATTTGATGTTTACCAGCGGATAAGATCAGGCGAGATAAAAATCGTGATTGGAGCGCGTTCAGCTTTATTTGCTCCGCTGAAGAACCTTGGAATGATAATTGTCGATGAGGAGCATGACCATTCATATAAACAGACTGAAAAGAACCCAAAATATAATGCCCGTGATTCAGCAATAGTAAGGGCTAAGCTGAACAATGCTGTTATTATACTGGGTTCAGCAACACCTTCAATGGAAAGTTTTTACAATTATAAAGCCGGAAAATATTCATTATTAGAGCTTCCCCACCGTGCATTAAAAACAAAGCAGCCAAAGGTTGAAATTGTTAATATGCTTGATGAGCTGAGGAATCCGAGCAAGTATAAAAAATATGAAACACAGGAACAGCGTGTACTTTCTTCAAGGCTGATAGCTTATATTGATTCGGCATTAAAGAAAAAACAATCAGTTATTTTAATGCAAAACCGCAGAGGATACTCTGCTTACCAGCAATGCCTTGATTGCGGCACAGTAAAAATGTGCAGGAACTGTGATATAACAATGATATATCACAAGCATAAAAATAACTTAAGGTGCCATTACTGCGGTTCAACAGAAAACCTGCTTACAAATTGTGAAATTTGCGGCAGCAATAACCTGAAACTTGTTGGTGTTGGAACTGAAAAGATCGAAGAAGAAATACAGAGGCTTTTTCCCGAAGCAAGAAGCATGAGAATGGATGCGGATACTGTTAAAGGAAAAGATGCGCATCGCAGGATCCTGAAAAGCTTTCATGATGGTGAGTTCGATATTCTTATAGGCACGCAGATGATCTCAAAAGGGCTCGACTTTCCGAATGTTTACCTTGTTGGCGTAATATCCGCTGATATCGGGCTTTATATACCTGATTTCAGGGCATCAGAAAAAACTTTTCAGCTTCTGATGCAGGTTTCAGGCAGGTCAGGCAGGATAAGTGATGACGGATTGGTTGTCATTCAGACTATGAACCCCGATAATTATATTTTCCCGCTTGTTGAAGAACATAATTATACTGCTTTTTTTGAAAAGGAAATTAAACACAGGCAGCTTCACAGGTATCCGCCATTTTCAAAGATGATACTTATCGAAGTATCTTCTCCTAACCAGGTAAGTGTGAATAATCACTCCTGGAAAATTTACCACTTTCTTAATAATACACTTACGGGCTGGGGAAGTGAGATATATATTGAGCTTTTAAAACCTGCACCGGCATTGATCTATAAGATCAAAAATACTTTCAGAATGCATATTATACTTAAGGTTATGAAAACGACCGGGGATACCATTTCGCAAAGTGAAACTTTGATAAGGGGTTTGAATGAATTTACAGCTTCATTAAAGCTAAGAACGGGAGAAAGGATAAATATAGATGTTGATCCACTGAGCTTTTACTGA
- a CDS encoding antibiotic biosynthesis monooxygenase: protein MEKNFVAINYISCKDHYKPRFEELFATRAGAIDRMPGFKYMEVLKPQDSSDNYLIVSHWDSEETFKNWTKSPEFIEGHKRGFEDIKIAKEKGEEPPMNSSFKTYEVIAR from the coding sequence ATGGAAAAAAACTTTGTAGCAATTAATTACATCAGCTGTAAGGATCATTATAAACCCAGATTTGAAGAACTTTTTGCAACAAGAGCCGGAGCTATTGACCGTATGCCGGGATTTAAGTATATGGAGGTTTTAAAGCCGCAGGACAGCAGCGATAATTATTTAATAGTAAGTCACTGGGATAGTGAAGAAACGTTCAAAAACTGGACCAAATCACCTGAATTTATTGAAGGACATAAACGCGGATTTGAAGATATAAAAATTGCCAAAGAAAAAGGCGAAGAACCCCCTATGAATTCTAGCTTTAAAACCTATGAAGTAATAGCCAGGTAA
- a CDS encoding tetratricopeptide repeat protein — protein sequence MKRIFLYFVIFFAVFSNLYAQDDPSNPKAVELFIEAKTLELKDNYLAAISKYNDALKIEKAAGIYFALSKLYSNVTQHQKALEYGLEAIKINPNNMDYKEHVSDTYIILGDYNNALKYLKEISDKNPDDINIIYNMGRMYEALKMPSEALKYYENITENYQYDETVLLRMADIYESFKDYANTAATVEKLLVLNPTDLNLKYSAAATYVKIPDYDNAIRIYEEILSTNPNNRDVQTEVIKLYFRQHKNQEAFDKYSKLLNRDSVDFMTKMDVAIAFFQASAEDKEALGVSRNILQNLESAYPGEWMPKYYLIYMDALDNPQDADERFNNLIAATDTSAELYVQVGFYYYEKNNFKKSAEVFKKGSDKFPDDFRLNYLLGNSFYRLGDNRSALEPLEKALELNPSDLNTLSNLGLVYDDLRMNEECSRLYEQAFKYHPDNILLLNNYAYHLSEIGEKLTEAKEMSKKTLEKEPDNASYLDTYGWILYKLKDYKNAVIYIEKAIKLGKNETLYDHLGDVYEAMGEIVKALKAWNEALSLNPSNETIKQKVNKYK from the coding sequence ATGAAAAGAATTTTCTTATATTTTGTTATATTTTTTGCTGTTTTTAGCAATTTATATGCTCAGGATGACCCATCAAACCCAAAGGCTGTAGAGCTGTTTATTGAAGCTAAAACCCTTGAACTGAAGGATAATTACCTTGCTGCAATAAGCAAATACAATGATGCCCTGAAAATTGAAAAAGCAGCAGGAATATACTTTGCGCTTTCGAAGCTCTATTCAAACGTAACGCAGCATCAAAAAGCGCTGGAGTACGGTCTTGAAGCCATCAAGATTAATCCAAATAACATGGATTACAAGGAACACGTTTCTGATACTTATATAATATTAGGAGACTATAACAACGCTCTAAAATACCTTAAGGAAATTTCAGACAAAAATCCGGATGACATTAATATTATTTATAATATGGGCAGAATGTATGAAGCCCTTAAAATGCCTTCTGAAGCCCTGAAATATTATGAGAACATAACAGAAAATTACCAGTACGATGAAACTGTTCTTTTAAGAATGGCAGATATTTATGAATCATTCAAAGATTACGCCAATACAGCAGCTACAGTAGAAAAACTTCTTGTTTTGAATCCGACAGATCTGAACCTGAAATATTCTGCGGCAGCCACGTATGTAAAAATCCCTGATTATGATAATGCGATAAGGATATATGAAGAAATTTTAAGCACAAACCCAAACAACAGGGATGTGCAGACCGAGGTTATAAAGCTTTATTTCAGGCAGCATAAGAACCAGGAAGCATTTGATAAATACAGCAAGCTGCTGAACCGCGACAGTGTTGATTTCATGACAAAGATGGATGTTGCCATTGCATTTTTCCAGGCTTCGGCAGAAGATAAAGAAGCATTAGGTGTTTCGCGGAATATTCTGCAGAACCTTGAATCCGCATATCCCGGTGAGTGGATGCCGAAATATTACCTTATTTATATGGATGCACTTGATAACCCTCAGGATGCGGATGAACGATTTAACAATCTGATCGCAGCAACTGATACATCGGCTGAACTATACGTTCAGGTTGGATTTTACTATTACGAAAAAAATAATTTTAAAAAATCAGCTGAAGTATTCAAAAAAGGCTCTGATAAATTTCCGGATGATTTCAGGTTAAATTACCTGCTTGGCAATTCATTCTACAGATTGGGCGATAACCGTTCTGCGCTTGAGCCGCTTGAAAAAGCGCTTGAGCTGAACCCTTCTGATCTTAATACTTTAAGCAACCTGGGTTTGGTTTACGATGACCTCAGGATGAACGAGGAATGCTCAAGGCTGTATGAACAGGCTTTCAAATATCACCCCGACAATATTTTACTGCTGAACAATTATGCATATCATCTTTCTGAAATTGGTGAAAAGCTTACGGAAGCAAAAGAGATGTCCAAAAAAACTCTTGAAAAAGAGCCCGATAATGCTTCTTACCTTGATACATACGGCTGGATATTATACAAGCTAAAAGATTACAAAAACGCTGTTATATATATTGAAAAAGCTATCAAGCTTGGTAAAAATGAAACCCTATATGACCATTTGGGCGATGTATATGAAGCCATGGGTGAAATTGTAAAAGCATTAAAAGCATGGAATGAAGCATTAAGCCTTAATCCTTCCAATGAAACTATAAAACAAAAAGTAAATAAGTACAAATAA
- a CDS encoding T9SS type A sorting domain-containing protein — translation MKNFKVLLRVFIFSFYCITGSGFSQFLNPVYNQPVIPDVMGYVNILETSGNDNYNTVYNLDSFPLFSGFPKTLSGTTFEGGILCNMDSDNDLEIVFNIGFTVQAWNYDGSSVSGWPQTVATYGLEGAPAFGDIDGDGIEEIVVTNHGLTSGGFIYAYRKNGTLVPNFPINHGYSSRTPVLANMDNAGGLEIIVNKRLSGSGEVWIYRGNATTFPGWPKTLNHVPASSAAVGDITGDAFPEVVMESYSGLFAWGPDGNPLTGFPYLMPNSDVNSYSSPVLADVDGDNVREIIFGTHVLGGGGYVYILKNNGTVLSGWPKPTTQWIYGPPAVGYIDGDNLIDIAVGDQVLSGSPIDQLYAWNKNGDPLAGFPIPQLNAINSQVTIADIDNDNSMELICDDNTQTGGRGKYLAFNHDGTPVAGWDVNTSGATFFTTPMLGDVNRDGILDIAGAGCVTSPATANIYLWNTGSPFTANKVIIPMWQYNSRHNGVYGDNPLVGIVPVSNNIPESFELKQNYPNPFNPVTKIRFSVPSGNSGSGSLLVKLSVYDITGKLTAVLLNSVLQAGEYETEFNASQLSSGIYFYELNAVGLKLTNKMVLVK, via the coding sequence ATGAAAAATTTTAAAGTTTTATTACGGGTTTTTATATTCTCATTTTATTGTATCACAGGTTCAGGTTTCAGCCAGTTTTTGAATCCTGTTTATAATCAGCCTGTGATACCGGATGTGATGGGATATGTTAATATTCTTGAAACAAGCGGAAACGATAATTACAATACAGTATATAACCTGGATTCATTCCCGTTATTTTCCGGATTTCCTAAAACTCTCTCAGGTACAACATTTGAAGGCGGCATCCTCTGCAACATGGATAGCGATAACGATCTTGAAATTGTATTTAATATCGGTTTTACTGTGCAGGCGTGGAATTATGACGGATCAAGCGTAAGCGGATGGCCTCAGACAGTTGCCACCTATGGACTTGAAGGAGCGCCTGCTTTCGGTGATATTGACGGCGATGGCATAGAGGAAATAGTTGTAACAAATCACGGGTTAACATCCGGCGGTTTCATTTATGCATACAGAAAGAACGGGACACTTGTTCCTAACTTTCCTATAAACCACGGTTACAGCTCCAGGACCCCTGTGCTTGCCAATATGGATAATGCCGGCGGACTTGAGATAATTGTAAATAAAAGGCTTTCAGGTTCAGGTGAAGTTTGGATATACCGCGGCAATGCAACTACATTCCCCGGATGGCCGAAAACTTTAAACCATGTTCCGGCATCAAGCGCTGCTGTTGGTGATATAACCGGTGACGCTTTCCCTGAAGTGGTGATGGAATCATATTCAGGATTGTTCGCATGGGGACCTGACGGTAATCCTTTGACAGGCTTTCCTTATCTGATGCCCAACAGTGATGTAAACTCCTATTCATCCCCTGTACTTGCAGATGTTGACGGCGATAATGTAAGGGAAATTATCTTCGGAACTCACGTTCTTGGCGGCGGAGGTTACGTATATATTTTAAAAAATAACGGTACAGTATTAAGCGGATGGCCAAAGCCAACAACACAATGGATCTACGGTCCGCCTGCCGTTGGATATATTGACGGAGATAACCTGATCGATATAGCTGTCGGAGATCAGGTATTAAGCGGTTCACCCATTGATCAATTGTACGCGTGGAATAAAAATGGTGACCCGCTCGCGGGCTTTCCAATACCACAGCTTAATGCAATTAACAGCCAGGTAACTATTGCTGATATTGATAACGATAACAGTATGGAGCTGATTTGTGATGATAATACACAAACAGGCGGGAGAGGGAAGTACCTGGCGTTTAATCATGATGGCACTCCCGTTGCAGGCTGGGATGTAAATACATCAGGCGCTACATTTTTTACAACCCCCATGCTTGGCGATGTGAACCGGGACGGAATACTTGATATTGCCGGTGCAGGATGTGTTACTTCTCCAGCAACCGCTAACATTTATTTATGGAATACCGGTTCACCGTTTACTGCAAATAAAGTAATTATTCCAATGTGGCAGTATAACAGCAGGCATAACGGAGTTTATGGCGATAATCCGCTGGTTGGAATAGTACCCGTTTCAAATAATATTCCGGAGAGCTTTGAGCTTAAACAGAACTATCCAAACCCGTTCAATCCCGTAACTAAGATCAGATTTTCCGTTCCATCCGGAAATTCCGGCTCAGGGAGCTTGTTGGTTAAATTATCAGTATATGATATAACCGGAAAGTTAACTGCAGTGTTGTTAAACAGTGTACTTCAGGCAGGGGAGTATGAAACGGAATTCAATGCTTCGCAGCTTTCAAGCGGTATTTATTTTTATGAATTGAATGCTGTTGGTTTGAAGCTGACAAATAAAATGGTTCTTGTTAAATAA
- a CDS encoding TonB-dependent receptor yields the protein MKLFSHKYDFSNSTLLKISKVLCFILISFNLCYAEEYAAKITGKVIDLTNDGLVSYTKIKLESNDGSGSFKAETSSDLIGNFEFKSVPAGIYKISTTRLGYEKEELTDITISANEIKNINIFLTPVNIETDKINVTATKTELTLKQTPSSISIVSSDDIKNRNPLTFDDVLSDVQGVTIFKTSGINVQSLSIRGSSDVAGGGIGNRVLLLLDGRPSLTGDSKGALWSLIPVSVIERTEVVKGAFSSLYGSSAIGGVVNVITKKPTYKSFTSINANFGFYEKLNDSLKYTNGLRSFSGFDLLHSNTYRKLAYMVNFNYKQNDGHAMQTGYNFYSGLAKIMYDVINNRDLEITLQYTKSKGDYPHYWRKDPGGYSMPYRVADYYIGDKIDKETQSIDAFYTAIPGKNTKYTSRFYYYKLNSVSFYNPKNPVTILFAQDPSKGFNTYITSYNFGNISQFDLQFSKKNYFIAGTDIQWNVVKSDPEAILYGNQQMNNFAVFAQDQHKIIEDPEGNSILSTTVGIRLDYNKFVGMNQFLQASPKLSFLYSPVTNGEIFKNVSFRFLVGRAFRAPSIAELYFKKELFGGFDFIFNPDLKPEEMVSIELGFRKQYEKRFTLDISAYINEYDNLIQYVNVGGGIYGPFQVQNIAKAQIRGLEFLIDYSSSLKLLKKDLGYSFGFNYSLIDAKDLSVNRKDEYLPYKPKHILNFHTDLSYFDFTFNITGKYVSDVEEDLFYKYEEPKAYFLMDMKLTKKLFSNATIFFAVNNVLNESYQELERTQAPNRNFNSGIRVEF from the coding sequence ATGAAACTCTTTTCACACAAATATGATTTTTCAAACAGCACTTTGCTTAAAATAAGCAAAGTGCTGTGCTTTATTTTAATTTCATTTAACCTTTGTTACGCTGAAGAGTATGCTGCCAAAATTACCGGTAAGGTAATTGACCTGACCAATGACGGTCTTGTAAGCTATACAAAAATAAAGCTTGAATCAAATGACGGTTCCGGGTCATTCAAAGCTGAAACAAGCAGTGACCTTATCGGTAACTTTGAGTTCAAAAGTGTACCTGCGGGAATATATAAGATCTCAACAACCAGGCTTGGATACGAAAAAGAAGAGCTGACAGATATTACCATCAGCGCAAATGAAATTAAAAATATCAATATCTTCCTTACACCTGTAAACATTGAAACAGACAAGATAAATGTAACAGCTACAAAAACAGAGCTTACATTAAAGCAAACACCTTCATCAATTTCAATTGTTTCATCTGATGATATTAAAAACCGCAACCCGCTGACATTTGATGATGTATTAAGCGATGTTCAGGGTGTAACTATCTTTAAGACCAGCGGAATAAACGTACAAAGTTTATCCATAAGAGGCTCAAGTGATGTTGCCGGCGGCGGGATAGGAAACCGCGTTCTTCTGCTGCTTGACGGCAGGCCGTCACTGACCGGTGATTCAAAAGGAGCATTATGGTCATTGATCCCGGTTTCCGTTATTGAGCGCACCGAAGTGGTTAAAGGAGCGTTTTCATCTTTATACGGCTCATCGGCAATAGGCGGTGTTGTAAATGTTATTACCAAAAAGCCGACATATAAATCATTTACAAGTATTAACGCTAATTTCGGATTTTATGAAAAGCTCAATGACAGCCTTAAGTATACGAACGGTTTAAGGTCATTTTCAGGGTTTGACCTGCTTCACAGCAATACATACCGCAAGCTTGCTTACATGGTGAATTTTAATTATAAGCAGAATGACGGCCATGCAATGCAGACCGGTTATAATTTTTACAGCGGTCTTGCCAAAATAATGTATGATGTAATTAATAACCGTGATCTTGAAATTACTCTTCAATATACAAAATCCAAAGGAGACTACCCTCATTACTGGCGCAAAGATCCGGGCGGTTATTCAATGCCGTACAGGGTAGCTGATTATTACATTGGCGATAAAATTGATAAAGAAACACAGAGTATCGATGCTTTTTATACTGCAATTCCCGGAAAGAACACAAAATATACATCCAGGTTCTATTACTACAAGCTTAACAGCGTATCATTTTATAATCCAAAGAATCCGGTCACAATTTTATTCGCTCAGGATCCCTCAAAAGGGTTTAACACTTATATAACCTCATATAATTTCGGGAATATATCACAATTCGACCTGCAGTTTTCAAAGAAAAATTATTTTATTGCAGGAACGGATATTCAGTGGAACGTAGTAAAATCAGATCCGGAAGCTATATTATACGGTAACCAGCAAATGAACAATTTTGCTGTTTTTGCGCAGGATCAGCATAAGATCATAGAAGATCCAGAAGGTAACAGCATACTTTCAACAACAGTAGGCATCAGGCTGGATTATAACAAGTTTGTCGGCATGAATCAGTTCCTCCAGGCAAGCCCCAAGCTTTCATTTTTGTATTCACCGGTTACAAATGGCGAAATTTTCAAAAATGTTTCATTCAGGTTTCTTGTAGGCAGGGCGTTTCGCGCTCCTTCAATAGCGGAGCTGTATTTTAAAAAAGAATTATTCGGCGGATTTGATTTCATTTTTAATCCCGATCTAAAGCCTGAAGAAATGGTATCTATAGAGCTTGGTTTCCGCAAGCAGTATGAAAAACGGTTTACACTGGATATTTCAGCATATATTAATGAATACGATAACCTGATACAGTATGTAAATGTAGGCGGCGGAATTTACGGTCCTTTCCAGGTTCAGAATATAGCAAAAGCGCAGATTAGAGGTCTTGAATTCCTTATAGATTATTCAAGCTCACTTAAATTACTGAAAAAAGACCTCGGGTACTCATTCGGTTTCAATTACAGCTTAATTGATGCCAAAGACCTTTCAGTTAACAGAAAAGATGAATACCTGCCTTATAAGCCTAAACATATTTTGAATTTTCATACAGACCTGAGTTATTTTGATTTTACATTCAATATAACCGGAAAATATGTAAGCGATGTTGAAGAAGACCTGTTTTATAAATATGAAGAGCCTAAAGCATATTTTCTTATGGATATGAAGCTTACCAAAAAGCTCTTCAGCAATGCAACGATATTTTTTGCAGTAAACAATGTGTTAAATGAATCTTACCAGGAGCTTGAAAGAACCCAGGCGCCTAACCGCAATTTTAATTCAGGAATAAGAGTTGAGTTTTGA
- the trxB gene encoding thioredoxin-disulfide reductase: MSDQNVHNVIIIGSGPAGLTAALYTGRANLKPLVFEGMQPGGQLTITTEVENYPGFEHGIMGPELMDVMRKQAQRFGADCQFKYVDKVDFSSAPFKLYVEGKEYLAKSVIIATGASAKLLGLPSESEYMGFGVSACATCDGFFFKDQRIIVIGGGDTAMEEANYLTKFGKEVMIVHRREEFRASKIMLERAMKNPKIKLVTDTVLEEVIGVNEGGKKRVTHARLKNVKTGEVKDHEVEGIFLGIGHKPNTDIFKGQIELEETGYIKTSKVNTNTNIPGVFVCGDAQDHVYRQAITAAGSGCMAAIDVERYLESTEHHG, from the coding sequence ATGAGTGATCAGAATGTACACAATGTTATTATAATCGGTTCGGGTCCGGCCGGCTTAACCGCCGCATTATATACAGGACGCGCGAACTTAAAACCCCTCGTATTTGAAGGCATGCAGCCCGGTGGACAGTTAACCATTACAACAGAAGTTGAAAATTATCCCGGATTTGAACACGGAATTATGGGTCCGGAGCTTATGGATGTTATGCGTAAACAGGCTCAGCGTTTTGGAGCTGACTGCCAGTTTAAATATGTTGATAAAGTTGATTTTTCCTCAGCTCCTTTCAAACTATACGTAGAAGGCAAAGAGTATCTTGCAAAATCTGTTATTATAGCTACAGGCGCTTCAGCAAAGCTACTGGGGCTTCCATCGGAATCTGAATACATGGGATTTGGCGTATCAGCATGCGCTACATGCGACGGATTTTTCTTTAAAGATCAACGCATAATAGTTATAGGCGGCGGTGATACGGCTATGGAAGAAGCGAATTACCTGACAAAATTCGGCAAAGAGGTTATGATAGTTCACAGAAGAGAAGAATTCCGCGCTTCCAAGATCATGCTTGAAAGAGCTATGAAAAATCCAAAGATCAAGCTGGTAACCGATACCGTCCTTGAAGAAGTTATAGGTGTTAATGAAGGCGGCAAAAAAAGGGTCACCCATGCAAGGCTTAAAAATGTAAAAACCGGGGAAGTTAAAGACCATGAAGTTGAAGGTATTTTTCTTGGAATAGGACATAAACCAAATACAGATATTTTTAAAGGTCAAATAGAACTGGAAGAAACCGGATATATTAAAACCAGCAAAGTTAATACAAACACCAATATACCGGGTGTATTTGTTTGCGGAGACGCCCAGGATCATGTTTACAGGCAGGCTATAACAGCGGCAGGTTCCGGCTGTATGGCTGCTATAGATGTTGAAAGGTATCTTGAATCAACTGAACATCACGGTTAA